The sequence below is a genomic window from Armatimonadota bacterium.
GTGCCCAGTCAAGAATCTGAGCGTCTGCATGTGCGCATCGCCCACTCCGGGCTGTGCAGCCGTCGCGCCGCCGAAAAGCTGATTCTCGAGGGGCGCGTCGTCGTCAACGGTCAAAGCGTGACCGAGCTTGGCGTGAAGGTCACGGCCGACGACGAGGTTCAGGTCGATGGCAAGACCCTTTCGGTGGCCAAAAAATACGTCCTGATCCTGAACAAGCCGGTGGGCGTGGTGACGACCATGCACGACCCGCAGGGCCGACCGACGATCGTGCAATATCTGCCCAGCTACGGCGTGCAACTCAAGCCGGTCGGACGGCTGGATAAGGAAACCGACGGCCTTTTGTTCGTCACCAACGACGGCGACATCGCCCTGCGAATGACTCACCCTCGGTACGGTCTGGAAAAGGAGTATCAGGCCATCGTCGAAGGTGTTCCCACCGAAAAAGCCCTGGACAAGCTTCGGGCTGGTGTCTTCATCGACGGTGGCAAGACGGCTCCCGCCAAGGTCGAAATCGTCTTTGCCGACGACCGCAAGAACTCGACTTCCCTTCGCATCACCATTCACGAAGGGCGTAAGCGGCAGGTCAGGCTCATGTGCGACGCCATCGGGCACCCGGTGATGCAACTCACGCGCATCCGCATCGGACCTTATTTTGTGCGTGGACTCCGCCCTGGCGAATGCAAACTGCTCAGCCAGGTAGAAGTCGCCAAGCTCCGCAAGATTTTGGGATTGCAGGAAAAGTAAATGCTGGCCGGCCTCACCAAGTACCAACGCTACGTCCTGATCATCGCTTGGCTCGGTTGGGTTTTCGACGTCATGGAGGCCAGCCTGTTCGGCCTCACCAAACAGCAGATGCTGGTGGAGATGCTCGGCAAGGCCGGTTACGATAAGATCGGACCTTATTGGGAGGGCTGGGGCCATACCGGAATGCTCCTCGGCTGGTCGCTGGGAGGGCTCATTTTTGGCGTCGTCGCCGACAAATGGGGTCGCTCGCGAACCCTCGTCCTCACCATCGGTCTTTACTGCCTCTTTACCGGCCTCACCGCCCTTTGCCAGACTCCTTTGCAAGTGGTGATCGCTCGTGGCCTGACCGGTCTTGGCATCGGCGGAGAATGGGCGGCTGGTGCCGCGTTGATCGCCGAAAGCGTGCCCAACGACTTCCGCGCGCGCGCCGCCGCTTTCCTGCAGACTGCCGCCGCCATTGGCTCGATCATCGGCGTCTTCGTGACGATGTCGGTCGGGAATCTCAATTGGAGGCTGGTCTACCTGGCTGGTATCCTGCCCGCCATCGTTTGCCTCATCGCCCGCCTGAAACTGGAGCCGGACGAGCCGACCACCCAAGAAAAGCGAAGCAACCCGTTTGTGGAGCTTATCCAAACCTTTCCGTACAACAAGAACCTCTTGCTGGCGGTGATCATCGGCGTCGTTGGCATCACCGGCGGCGGCATTCTGCCATTTTGGCTCCCGAACCTGGTGAAGCCGATCGTCTCCGCCGAGGCGCTTCCTTTCTGGCGAAACACGTCGATGATCGCCCTGCACATTGGCACCTTCGCAGGCGTGCTGGTCTTTCCTCCGCTCACCGACCGCTTCGGGCGTCGGCCCATGTTTGCCATCTTCGGGGCGCTTTCCGGCATCCTGCTTTTCTTGACCGCCACAACGGCCAAGACTCTGCCCCTCATCTTCATCCTCGCTCCGCTGACCTCGTTCTTCGCCCTCGGTCTCACGGCTGGGTTTGGGCTGTACTTCACCGAGCTTTTTGCCCATCGCTTCCGCGCGACCGGCTCGGGGATTTCGTACAATAGCGCGCGAATTCTCAGCGCGCCAATCCCGATCTGGATCGGCGTGACAGCCAAGACCGCCGGTGTCGCCGCGGCTATTGGCACTGTGGCGAGCATCTACTTCCTCATGCTCATCGCCCTCATCTTCGCCCCCGAAACGAAAGGCAAGCCACTGGAAGCTTGAATCCCCAAAGGCCGAGTCGCAGTAAGATGAATTGCGGAGAAGAACGATCCAAGAGCACGAGCTAGACCCGGAATCGCTCCTATCGGCGGAGATCAAGGACGACGAGCTGTCGGAACTGCTGGAGCGCTTGGCCGCCACCGAGGAGATGTTCAAACAGCCGGTCTCGACCATCCGCGACGTCGCCGAGCTCACCGATATCTCTCCCCTCGTCATCGCCCGAATCCTGAGCGATATTCGCGGTCCGAGCGAGTTCGAGCGGCTGCACGACCGGATGGACGGCTACGAGAAGCGGCTATCGGCCGTCGAGCGAAAACCGGTTTCGACTCCGCCATTTCTTCAGCCGCCGGTCGGGCCGGTAGTGCGTCCACCGAAGCTGAAGTCCGACCCCGACTGGGAGCGGTACCGCAACTGGATGGCCAATAACGACCCGCTGGATTTCGACAACGATCAGGAGTTGCGGCGAGACCGGGCCATCGTTTTCGGCATCTGCATCTTCCTCCTCGTGGTCGTCTGCGCGTGGTTCGGATTCATGC
It includes:
- a CDS encoding pseudouridine synthase, with the protein product MHVRIAHSGLCSRRAAEKLILEGRVVVNGQSVTELGVKVTADDEVQVDGKTLSVAKKYVLILNKPVGVVTTMHDPQGRPTIVQYLPSYGVQLKPVGRLDKETDGLLFVTNDGDIALRMTHPRYGLEKEYQAIVEGVPTEKALDKLRAGVFIDGGKTAPAKVEIVFADDRKNSTSLRITIHEGRKRQVRLMCDAIGHPVMQLTRIRIGPYFVRGLRPGECKLLSQVEVAKLRKILGLQEK
- a CDS encoding MFS transporter — translated: MLAGLTKYQRYVLIIAWLGWVFDVMEASLFGLTKQQMLVEMLGKAGYDKIGPYWEGWGHTGMLLGWSLGGLIFGVVADKWGRSRTLVLTIGLYCLFTGLTALCQTPLQVVIARGLTGLGIGGEWAAGAALIAESVPNDFRARAAAFLQTAAAIGSIIGVFVTMSVGNLNWRLVYLAGILPAIVCLIARLKLEPDEPTTQEKRSNPFVELIQTFPYNKNLLLAVIIGVVGITGGGILPFWLPNLVKPIVSAEALPFWRNTSMIALHIGTFAGVLVFPPLTDRFGRRPMFAIFGALSGILLFLTATTAKTLPLIFILAPLTSFFALGLTAGFGLYFTELFAHRFRATGSGISYNSARILSAPIPIWIGVTAKTAGVAAAIGTVASIYFLMLIALIFAPETKGKPLEA